One window of the Persephonella sp. genome contains the following:
- a CDS encoding Rad52/Rad22 family DNA repair protein, giving the protein MERLSTEEKQKLDKQLKEVAKRVNEILDKYGEKAIQEVPARGRKLVGYIPQFLIDALNSITTIWGYDYKLISLEEKEVVRKSGNKEKVYQATVEVSLWILDDRIRKVQVGGGENVTPGDAIKGAITDAIGKCLSLYSIGNKAYRGELELGEFKLSAPEPRTTQPTEKQIEYLKTLAKKTQIEFPKMAKQILNKTVRTEKELKELTGQEVSRLIEAYKRIAV; this is encoded by the coding sequence ATGGAAAGACTTTCCACTGAAGAAAAACAAAAGTTAGACAAGCAGCTAAAGGAGGTTGCAAAGAGGGTTAATGAGATTTTAGATAAATATGGAGAAAAGGCTATTCAGGAAGTCCCAGCAAGGGGAAGAAAGCTTGTAGGATATATCCCACAATTTTTAATTGATGCCCTGAATAGTATAACAACAATCTGGGGATATGACTACAAACTCATCTCTCTTGAGGAAAAAGAGGTCGTAAGGAAAAGCGGTAACAAAGAAAAGGTTTATCAGGCTACGGTAGAAGTTTCCCTATGGATTTTAGATGACAGAATAAGGAAAGTTCAGGTCGGTGGTGGTGAAAATGTAACTCCTGGAGATGCGATTAAAGGAGCTATCACAGATGCTATAGGAAAATGTCTTTCCCTTTATTCAATTGGCAATAAAGCTTACAGAGGGGAGCTTGAACTGGGAGAATTTAAACTATCTGCCCCTGAACCAAGAACCACACAACCTACAGAAAAACAGATTGAATATCTGAAAACACTGGCAAAGAAAACACAGATTGAGTTTCCTAAAATGGCAAAACAGATATTGAACAAAACGGTAAGAACAGAAAAGGAACTGAAGGAACTAACAGGTCAAGAAGTAAGCAGATTAATTGAGGCTTACAAAAGAATTGCTGTTTAA
- the lpxB gene encoding lipid-A-disaccharide synthase, which translates to MKKVFISVGEISGDNYASQLIKLLPEFEWLGITGPKMRDAGCKTVERLEDISVVGIMEALPKYFKIKQAFKKAVKEFDKGVDLLVVVDFPGFNLKLLEEAKKRGIKTVYFIAPQVWAWGKGRIPKIAKYTDLLISIWPFEEEIYKPYLNENFRLEFVGHPLLDIVKSETTEEKFKKRLEIPSDKRIFGLLPGSRESEVKTLLPIMLQAAQIILKEKLDLHFVIPVTPNMENLARDIVSTYKNLPVSIITGNQLKNPSYEVMKHSVFSVIASGTATLEAAIIGNPFLLVYKVSPITFFIGKMLVSINFLGLPNIIAGREVIKELLQKDCNPQTIAEWSIKYLKDKKLYNKTKTELTEVKQKLGQPGALQKTADIIRQFIAAGENNKAAR; encoded by the coding sequence TTGAAAAAAGTCTTTATTAGTGTTGGCGAAATATCAGGCGATAACTATGCATCCCAGCTTATAAAACTGCTTCCTGAATTTGAGTGGCTTGGTATTACAGGGCCTAAAATGCGTGATGCCGGGTGTAAAACTGTAGAGAGATTAGAGGATATATCCGTTGTCGGTATTATGGAAGCCTTACCAAAATATTTCAAAATAAAACAGGCCTTTAAAAAAGCAGTTAAAGAGTTTGATAAGGGGGTTGATTTACTTGTTGTTGTGGATTTTCCCGGATTTAATCTGAAACTCCTTGAAGAAGCCAAAAAAAGAGGAATAAAAACTGTTTATTTTATTGCCCCGCAGGTATGGGCATGGGGAAAAGGTAGAATTCCCAAAATAGCCAAATATACAGACCTGCTTATATCTATATGGCCTTTTGAAGAAGAGATTTATAAACCTTATTTAAATGAAAATTTCAGGCTTGAGTTTGTAGGGCATCCCCTTCTGGATATAGTCAAATCCGAAACTACAGAAGAAAAATTTAAAAAGAGGTTGGAAATTCCTTCAGATAAAAGGATATTTGGACTTTTGCCAGGAAGCAGAGAAAGTGAAGTAAAAACCCTTCTTCCTATAATGCTTCAGGCTGCACAGATAATCCTAAAAGAAAAACTGGATTTACATTTTGTTATTCCTGTCACGCCAAATATGGAAAATCTGGCAAGGGATATTGTATCTACATATAAAAATCTACCTGTTAGTATAATCACCGGCAATCAGCTAAAAAATCCTTCTTATGAAGTTATGAAACATTCTGTTTTTTCTGTAATAGCCTCAGGGACTGCAACGCTGGAAGCTGCAATTATAGGAAATCCGTTTTTACTGGTTTATAAAGTGTCTCCGATAACATTTTTTATTGGAAAAATGCTGGTTTCCATAAACTTTTTAGGGCTGCCTAATATTATTGCAGGTAGGGAAGTGATAAAGGAACTTCTCCAAAAAGATTGCAATCCGCAAACTATAGCAGAATGGAGTATAAAATATCTAAAAGATAAAAAGCTTTACAATAAAACCAAAACCGAACTGACGGAAGTAAAACAGAAATTAGGACAACCGGGAGCCCTTCAAAAAACAGCGGATATTATCAGGCAGTTTATTGCTGCTGGGGAAAATAATAAAGCTGCCAGGTAA
- a CDS encoding CsgG/HfaB family protein: MFKKIFVLLIVLFAAGCSGIKSNVDTTKFKNVRYEGQKVRMAVPIVLCKAAKCSENIASITQDLLINELLHTNRFIMLERGYGLEEIKKELLLSQSDMIDIKKAIPTGLLEGADILVIGVITAVEPKKTKFFVPALIPWKEGGRHHITGGIAQYKESYIQIIVRLVDVRTGRVLKSIKGEGKWNWWNLVLGEGAFKKGGVIGGISVDQSIPMEQTIQNMVKKIAAEIIKSIPQEYYRHNIN; this comes from the coding sequence ATGTTTAAAAAGATTTTTGTTTTATTGATTGTTTTGTTTGCTGCCGGATGTTCAGGGATAAAAAGCAATGTAGACACCACAAAGTTTAAAAATGTCAGATATGAAGGCCAAAAGGTTAGAATGGCTGTTCCTATAGTCCTGTGTAAAGCAGCAAAATGCAGTGAAAATATAGCCAGTATTACACAGGATTTGCTCATAAATGAACTGCTCCACACAAACAGATTTATAATGCTTGAAAGGGGATACGGCCTTGAGGAGATAAAAAAAGAGTTGCTTCTATCCCAGTCAGATATGATTGACATTAAAAAAGCCATTCCTACAGGACTACTGGAAGGGGCAGACATTCTGGTTATTGGAGTAATCACGGCAGTTGAACCTAAAAAAACTAAATTTTTTGTTCCGGCTCTAATCCCGTGGAAAGAAGGAGGCAGACATCACATAACAGGGGGAATTGCCCAGTATAAAGAAAGCTATATACAGATAATAGTTCGCCTTGTTGATGTCAGAACAGGTAGAGTTTTGAAATCCATAAAAGGAGAGGGTAAATGGAACTGGTGGAACCTTGTTTTAGGAGAAGGTGCATTTAAAAAAGGTGGTGTTATTGGAGGTATCTCGGTAGACCAGAGTATACCAATGGAACAGACGATACAAAATATGGTTAAAAAAATTGCAGCAGAAATCATAAAAAGTATTCCACAGGAGTATTACAGACATAATATTAATTAA
- the fetB gene encoding iron export ABC transporter permease subunit FetB gives MEYKFLASYILILIALYFSYREKLGLEKTILINSIRALLQLAALGYLLFFIFKLKNPVALVLILVFMVVFAAWTGQRRVKLADKGFLTAFQVIFLSSFIVISSLLLMGIITFEPNQIIPVGGMVIGNSLNVYTLAVDRMKGETRNTLDIIEGVVALGGSLKDAFYFIRKESLKASLIPILNSLQTVGIIHIPGITTGMLLAGADPFEAVSYQLAIMYMMVAVALFTGLFSINFGYKKIIRTVTEG, from the coding sequence ATGGAATACAAATTTCTTGCCTCATATATTCTCATACTTATTGCTCTGTATTTTTCATACAGGGAAAAATTAGGACTTGAGAAAACTATACTGATTAACTCTATACGGGCTTTGCTTCAATTGGCTGCCCTTGGGTATCTGCTGTTTTTTATTTTTAAGCTAAAAAATCCGGTAGCCCTTGTTTTGATTCTTGTTTTTATGGTTGTTTTTGCGGCATGGACAGGGCAAAGGAGAGTAAAACTTGCTGATAAAGGATTTTTAACAGCTTTTCAGGTTATATTTCTATCTTCCTTTATAGTGATTTCCTCCTTGCTGCTTATGGGCATTATAACCTTTGAGCCAAACCAGATAATTCCTGTCGGTGGTATGGTAATAGGAAACTCCTTAAATGTTTATACACTGGCAGTTGACCGGATGAAAGGAGAAACAAGGAACACACTGGATATTATTGAGGGTGTGGTTGCATTGGGAGGCAGCCTTAAAGATGCTTTTTACTTTATCAGGAAGGAGTCTTTGAAAGCCTCATTAATTCCGATACTGAATTCCCTGCAAACGGTGGGTATTATTCATATTCCCGGAATAACAACAGGTATGCTACTTGCAGGGGCTGACCCATTTGAAGCAGTATCTTATCAGCTTGCTATAATGTATATGATGGTTGCTGTGGCACTGTTTACAGGACTGTTTTCTATAAACTTTGGATACAAAAAAATAATAAGGACGGTTACTGAAGGTTGA
- a CDS encoding glycosyltransferase N-terminal domain-containing protein, with protein sequence MTKKKGYTFNLKERFVLYSDKGQNNLWFHCASVGELNVAKPLIEHYKDRYNILITVFSPRGIDYAKKQYPYATIRALPFDIPSLFKKFIKIYNPVAVISIEGEFWFNFVNTAHRFIPFISANTRISDDSYKKYKRFKVFYKKIFSSIDLFLVRSKKDYQYLKDFVDNPEKIILCGDLKFISSKSKKDIKFHKKGKILIAGSTHAPEEKIILQIFKKLKEKYPDLYLIIAPRHLERIQEVKKLIEDSGFSYQLRSESDIMEKDIYLIDTIGELSGFYKYANLVFIGGTIANIGGHNVLEAALENKPVVIGKHYHKIDDIVKQLKDKIIFVAEDEKKLEDIISSLLNKRMENINLSEETDKIFRCYVQNINRVLGRKNG encoded by the coding sequence TTGACCAAGAAAAAAGGATACACCTTTAATCTAAAAGAAAGATTTGTTCTTTATTCAGACAAAGGGCAGAATAATCTATGGTTCCATTGTGCCAGTGTTGGTGAGCTTAATGTTGCGAAGCCTTTAATAGAGCATTACAAGGATAGATATAACATTCTTATAACCGTATTTTCTCCTCGGGGAATAGATTACGCAAAAAAGCAGTATCCTTATGCTACCATAAGGGCTTTACCATTTGATATTCCTTCTTTATTTAAAAAGTTTATAAAAATCTATAATCCTGTGGCAGTTATATCCATTGAAGGGGAATTCTGGTTTAATTTTGTAAACACAGCCCATAGATTTATCCCGTTTATATCAGCCAATACCAGAATATCTGATGACTCCTATAAAAAATACAAAAGATTCAAAGTTTTTTATAAAAAAATATTCAGCAGCATTGATTTGTTCCTTGTCCGGTCAAAAAAGGATTACCAATATTTGAAAGATTTTGTTGACAATCCTGAAAAAATTATTTTATGTGGAGATTTAAAGTTTATTTCCTCAAAAAGCAAAAAAGATATAAAATTTCACAAAAAAGGAAAAATCTTGATAGCCGGTAGCACCCATGCCCCTGAGGAAAAGATAATTCTTCAGATTTTCAAAAAACTAAAAGAAAAATATCCAGACCTTTATCTAATTATAGCCCCAAGACATCTTGAAAGAATACAAGAAGTAAAAAAACTTATTGAGGATTCTGGTTTCAGCTATCAGTTAAGGTCTGAGTCTGACATTATGGAAAAAGATATTTATCTTATTGATACTATAGGTGAGCTTTCTGGATTTTATAAATATGCTAATCTTGTTTTTATCGGTGGAACAATAGCCAATATTGGTGGGCATAATGTTCTTGAGGCTGCTTTAGAAAATAAACCGGTGGTTATAGGAAAGCATTATCACAAAATAGATGATATAGTAAAACAGCTTAAAGATAAGATTATTTTTGTGGCAGAGGACGAAAAGAAATTGGAAGATATTATTTCCAGCCTGCTAAACAAAAGAATGGAAAATATAAATTTATCTGAAGAAACAGATAAAATTTTCAGGTGCTATGTTCAAAATATAAACAGAGTTTTAGGTAGGAAGAATGGATGA
- a CDS encoding VIT1/CCC1 transporter family protein — protein sequence MDEIKLAQHFYQMEMNDFYTYMEISKVIKKQDIREKIQKIALMEKKHAQFWGDFLKNRNAAVPEVSVNKTKLLFMKFLSKFMNPVIVISFFELGESGAIKQYYNFLKQTTLNPEERQRLKEIILDEIEHETFFARQINEKGVSNIRDFVLGMNDGLVEILGAVAGLSAVYLYNPIMVGISGLIVGFAGALSMGIGAFISVRSQRQVNQAQKEQMEIIFDVAPERAVEEYKEKLISSGVVKEIAEEIANKIGLNKEAISKLLIEETDENEVKSGLFTGFAYLFGVFFPVIPYFFAPNSYIALPFSIIFAGLALTIVATVISVLSGISIKKKIAEMVISAFTAAGIAYIFGSIMQSVFGIEI from the coding sequence ATGGATGAGATAAAGCTTGCACAACATTTTTACCAGATGGAAATGAATGATTTTTATACATATATGGAAATCAGCAAAGTTATTAAAAAGCAGGATATAAGAGAAAAAATACAAAAAATTGCCTTGATGGAGAAAAAACATGCCCAATTCTGGGGTGATTTTCTGAAAAATAGAAATGCTGCTGTTCCAGAAGTTTCAGTAAATAAAACCAAGCTGCTATTTATGAAATTTTTATCAAAATTTATGAACCCTGTTATTGTTATATCGTTTTTTGAACTTGGTGAAAGTGGAGCAATAAAGCAGTATTATAATTTTCTCAAGCAGACCACCCTTAACCCAGAAGAAAGACAAAGACTAAAGGAAATTATCTTAGATGAGATAGAACATGAAACATTCTTTGCCCGCCAGATTAATGAAAAAGGAGTTTCAAATATCAGAGATTTTGTTCTTGGAATGAATGACGGACTGGTTGAGATACTTGGGGCAGTTGCAGGTTTATCTGCTGTTTATCTGTATAATCCTATTATGGTAGGGATATCCGGCTTGATTGTTGGCTTTGCCGGTGCACTTTCAATGGGGATAGGGGCTTTTATTTCTGTCCGCTCACAGAGACAGGTAAATCAGGCACAAAAAGAACAGATGGAAATTATATTTGATGTTGCACCTGAAAGGGCAGTTGAAGAATACAAAGAAAAACTGATTTCCTCAGGTGTTGTAAAAGAGATAGCCGAAGAAATAGCCAATAAAATCGGGCTTAATAAGGAGGCCATATCAAAACTGCTTATTGAGGAAACAGACGAAAATGAAGTCAAATCAGGGCTATTTACAGGATTTGCCTATCTGTTTGGCGTGTTTTTCCCTGTAATTCCTTACTTTTTTGCACCAAACTCATATATAGCCCTGCCATTTTCAATAATATTTGCAGGTTTAGCCCTGACAATCGTAGCAACAGTTATTTCTGTCCTGTCAGGAATCAGTATCAAGAAAAAAATTGCAGAAATGGTAATATCCGCCTTTACAGCAGCCGGAATTGCATATATTTTTGGTTCAATAATGCAGTCTGTATTTGGAATAGAAATATAG
- a CDS encoding YicC/YloC family endoribonuclease — MPYSMTGFGYAIKNFDEYEIEVRIKSLNNKGIDISIKGPREILFFVELDIRNTIKKYFERGSFQVYVNIKYTKPKILMNIDNMKTALESVNQMLSQLGLKPSDDKIFDLVSGLASELEEEVVDEALKKRILEVVEEACEKLKEERKKEGEKLIADIQNRLLIIEEIVEKIEKEKDEIIEKAKEKITEKVKELLGEEYSERAFIEATLLAEKMDITEEIVRLKSHIKRFKELIKLDQPVGRKMDFLCQEMHREINTLGNKMPDFSPYTVEMKTQLEKIRQQIQNIE, encoded by the coding sequence ATGCCTTACAGTATGACAGGTTTTGGGTATGCAATAAAAAATTTTGATGAGTATGAGATAGAAGTTCGTATAAAATCCCTGAATAACAAAGGAATTGATATATCCATAAAAGGACCTAGAGAAATTCTATTTTTTGTTGAACTGGATATAAGAAATACCATAAAAAAATATTTTGAAAGGGGTAGTTTTCAGGTTTATGTGAATATCAAATATACAAAACCTAAGATATTGATGAATATTGATAATATGAAAACTGCCCTTGAAAGTGTTAATCAGATGCTTTCACAACTTGGTTTAAAACCCTCTGATGATAAAATATTTGACCTTGTTTCAGGGCTTGCATCTGAGCTTGAGGAAGAAGTAGTAGATGAGGCACTGAAAAAAAGAATTCTTGAAGTGGTAGAAGAAGCCTGTGAAAAATTAAAAGAGGAAAGAAAAAAAGAAGGAGAAAAGCTCATAGCAGACATACAAAATAGATTGTTAATAATAGAAGAAATCGTTGAAAAGATAGAAAAAGAAAAAGATGAAATCATAGAAAAGGCAAAAGAAAAAATAACAGAAAAAGTAAAAGAACTCCTTGGGGAAGAATACTCAGAAAGGGCTTTTATAGAAGCCACACTCCTGGCAGAAAAAATGGACATAACAGAGGAAATAGTTCGTCTAAAATCCCATATAAAAAGGTTCAAAGAGCTTATAAAATTAGACCAGCCTGTAGGTAGAAAAATGGATTTTTTATGTCAGGAGATGCACAGAGAGATAAACACACTTGGGAACAAAATGCCTGATTTTTCCCCTTACACAGTAGAAATGAAAACCCAGCTTGAAAAAATCAGACAACAGATTCAGAATATAGAATAA
- a CDS encoding M48 family metalloprotease — protein sequence MRKVILLLVAFILVSCAKTYDPLTGKETYTLLPESQEIKIGQMYVPLAIEQNDGRYPDKEVQEYVSQLGQEIAKHTPRKLNYKFYVVNTDVINAFALPGGFIFVNRGLILALDKEDQLAGVLGHELAHVNARHHAKFLEKMYGMNLLMNLAAIFAYQTKYGNVLMQFGGLGAQLLSLKWSRDQESEADRYGIRFTYNAGYDPRGLIETFYIFKKLDKIHQPEWLLTHPLPDTRIKQAKRIISRLDLNKPLKKDSPRFHYIKKKLEKTKPSYDLYKKAKIKLIKDKNLVAALNLVDKAIKLYPENNAALALKSYILLKQEKYADGVKYAVKAAQIDGMFFRPHFFAGFGYFKLKKYRESIKYLTKAKVLIPNFPDTYYFLGRDYEALGEISKAIKNYEKALKLTNGKRGWEADAKRRLQRLLGY from the coding sequence ATGAGAAAAGTAATACTTTTATTAGTAGCTTTCATACTGGTTTCCTGTGCAAAAACCTATGACCCGTTAACAGGAAAGGAAACGTATACCCTCCTGCCTGAAAGTCAGGAAATAAAAATAGGCCAGATGTATGTTCCCCTGGCCATTGAACAAAATGATGGCAGATATCCAGACAAAGAAGTTCAAGAGTATGTGTCCCAGCTTGGACAGGAAATAGCAAAACATACTCCAAGAAAACTGAATTATAAATTTTATGTAGTCAATACAGATGTTATAAACGCCTTTGCACTTCCTGGAGGATTTATTTTTGTAAATAGAGGACTTATACTTGCCCTTGATAAAGAAGACCAGCTGGCAGGAGTTCTGGGACACGAGCTTGCACACGTAAACGCAAGGCACCATGCTAAATTTCTTGAAAAAATGTATGGAATGAATTTACTTATGAATCTGGCAGCTATTTTTGCTTATCAGACAAAATACGGTAATGTTCTTATGCAATTTGGCGGTCTTGGGGCACAGCTATTATCGTTAAAATGGAGTAGAGATCAGGAAAGCGAAGCAGACAGATATGGAATTAGATTTACATATAATGCAGGATATGATCCAAGGGGGCTTATAGAAACTTTCTACATTTTCAAAAAATTAGATAAAATTCATCAACCAGAATGGTTATTAACACACCCATTACCAGACACAAGAATAAAACAGGCAAAAAGAATAATATCCAGACTTGATTTAAATAAACCTCTAAAAAAAGATAGTCCCCGTTTCCATTACATAAAGAAAAAACTAGAAAAAACAAAACCTTCCTATGACCTGTATAAAAAGGCAAAAATCAAGCTGATTAAAGATAAAAATTTGGTAGCCGCACTGAACCTTGTGGACAAAGCTATAAAGCTGTATCCTGAAAATAATGCTGCTCTTGCCTTAAAATCTTATATTTTGCTAAAGCAGGAAAAATATGCCGATGGTGTTAAATACGCCGTTAAAGCAGCCCAGATTGATGGGATGTTCTTCAGACCACATTTTTTTGCAGGTTTTGGGTATTTTAAACTTAAAAAATATAGAGAAAGCATAAAATATCTAACAAAAGCAAAAGTATTAATTCCAAACTTTCCTGACACATACTATTTCTTAGGTAGAGATTACGAGGCATTAGGAGAGATAAGCAAAGCTATTAAAAATTATGAGAAGGCCTTGAAACTAACAAATGGCAAAAGGGGATGGGAAGCAGACGCCAAAAGACGCCTGCAAAGGTTGTTAGGTTATTAA
- a CDS encoding ferredoxin — translation MGKLKVVVDRTICEGIGPCAEETKYIELDKRHKAVILEPGKPKEEVMEKAQHVKRQEVILDLTPEEEEEIFRAAEACPVKAIFIYDPETGEQLYP, via the coding sequence ATGGGTAAATTAAAGGTTGTTGTTGATAGAACAATCTGTGAAGGAATTGGTCCATGTGCAGAGGAAACCAAGTATATTGAACTTGATAAAAGACATAAAGCTGTAATCCTTGAGCCGGGAAAACCAAAGGAAGAGGTTATGGAAAAAGCCCAGCATGTTAAAAGACAGGAAGTTATTTTAGACCTTACCCCTGAGGAAGAAGAAGAAATATTCAGAGCAGCAGAGGCCTGTCCTGTAAAAGCCATATTTATATATGACCCTGAAACAGGGGAACAGCTATATCCTTAA